The Thunnus maccoyii chromosome 12, fThuMac1.1, whole genome shotgun sequence genomic interval TCATGcatgttgtattttaattatgtaataaaattattttaaagtttttttttattgtccatAGTAATTTTGACAACAGGAAATTTCTGCTGACCTTTAAgtgttaaacatatttttattgttgcttCTTAACAGACTCAAGACAACATTACAGTCAGATGGGACTTGGGTCTGAACAAAAAGAGGATTGCTTATTTCACCCTCCCCAAGACAGACTCAGGTATTTATTTGTGATTCCACTTCAAGTTATTCTTACTTTGCATTCTTCTTGGTGTCAAAAACAAATATTCCAATTTCAtgttctttacatttattttgatattaattATTCTGAAACTGTTGCTTTGGTATCTTTACACCATGCACTGTTGCGTATTTACacaaagttattttcttttgtgtctGTCTTATGTGCTGTCCTTCAGATATGCGACTGATGCAGGGAGATGAAATTTGCCTGAGGTACAAAGGAGACCTGGCTCCTCCATGGAAAGGCATTGGACATGTCATCAAAGTCCCTGATAGTATCCTTATAACAGTTAAAATACAGATAATATCTAACATGAAACCAAATACCCGTAATGTATATGGGTATTAAAAAAAGTTTGTCACTGGCATGTTGGCCTCTAAATTTGTCGTTTTCTCATGTGCTGTCAGTAAAATATGGATCTTTAACAACATCTAGTGGCAGACGTCTGAAACTACAATAACATCTGCAGACTTGTGTCCTCATCCTAAGTCCCCACTGGTTTTTAAAGCAAGTTCTATATTTAGATTTGGCTTCTACAGCTTACCATCTTTTAGTTAACTGGTAACAGTACTCCAGTAATAAGACCCGTGGCTATATATCAGAACTATTGTTAGTGTGTTAACCCACCGTTTATAAATGTTATtctgaaaaatatcaataactCCACCATGAAGTACAAAGTGACTGAGATGAGGTGGCGCTACACTGAGctagcagtaaaaacacacatttgccTGTCGGATGTTCAAAGATTAATCTGTGTACTTGATTCCTGTATAAATTGACAAATGGCTAGTACATTATCTTATGTAGCCAATGTTAGCTTCTTAGGCGCTACATaagttatttaataaatataatgtcaGCCCTGCATCTGTGTGGAAAAGTTTTCAGATTCCAACACTCTCTCCACCTTACAAACGCTGCACAAATGAAGCAAAACCAAATGCAGAGGCTCTTATCTGTTTCTAAAGCTTAAAATGTCAGCAGCCATTCAGGTAACAGATGAGTAATGCTATTGATTGCAATAAAATGTTACTGACAGcacctttaaaatatttgacttaAAGGTATGGTTAAATGAAGCAGACTAGAGACTAGGCACATTGTCATAGCAGAATAATTTGTTAGAATAACTACAGTTATATGGTCAAATGTTTTGCCTCTTCCTTCACTCACTGTACCAGACTATGGTGATGAGATCGCCATAGAGCTGAGGAGCAGTGCCGGGGCTCCAGTGGAGATCCCACACAACTTTCAGGTCGACTTTGTGTGGAAGTCCACTTCCTTTGACAGGTAATCAAAACAGCCACACACTTGTTCTTGTCTCTTGCTTCGATATCTGCCcattaattatgaaaaaaaacaatctttggCTTTGTACTTTATGTATCTGTTACGTAAATGTAATCTTTTTTCATGTCTAAGGGTTAGTTAATGATTTAGTGTAAGCGGGAGCTAAAGTGTACTTGAACTGCAAAGTATTCCATTCCACATATTCAGCCAACTTTGAAGAAGTTTTGGTGTTTCACTAAATTGTATGAATGTGTTACTTTAACCCACTGAAAGATGAGTCAGATTTAGTGCAGAACATTATCTCAATATTTCTGTCTTCTTCATCCAGGATGCAGAGTGCCCTGAAGACATTTGCTGTGGATGAGACGTCAGTGTCTGGTTACATCTACCACAAACTGCTGGGACATGAGGTAGAGGACGTGGTCATCAAGTGTCAGCTGCCCAAACGCTTCACTGCCCAGGGACTACCTGACCTCAACCACTCCCAGGTAAGTTAAAGAGAAGACAACTCAAACGATGTTATTTATAGACTTTGGTAATACATTATCAGAGAAGTTATACCCTTCattacaacaacacacacaacatgacaGAGATGACACACAGTGTAAAGATTGAGTTCActtaaatcacacaaaatcacacatctTGGGGTTAATCTAAGGGATGTGaacttatttttttatagtGACTGCGTGAGGCTTCTTAGGACTTGGCCTCCCAGGGTTCACATGGATGGGCtttgtaattgtaatttgtAATGCAGGTGTATGCTGTAAAGACGGTGCTGCAGCGTCCCCTCAGTCTGATCCAGGGTCCTCCTGGCACAGGGAAGACGGTGACCTCTGCCACTATCGTGTATCACCTGGCTAGACAGGGCAATGGGTAagacacatacaaatattttgacttttttgtcaATGTGTGTTTACTTTGTATGTACAGGCTGGGACAATATTTGTGCATCTAAGTTATGATATTTAATTATTGGTATTTAGTTTGAATGTGAGTATTTATTCAACATTAAATGGAACATCTGGCTTTTAGGATATAATTGTAAGTTGTAAGTTTTTCATTGAAAGGTAATTTATTACAACTAACATATTTAAACATGTCTTGATCAACTGATTTTCTTGTTGAAGAATGAGTTGGCTACATGTTATTTTGCCTAAGACAGTACTGTAACTTGTGTCCCTCCAGGCCGGTGCTGGTGTGTGCTCCCAGTAACATTGCCGTTGACCAGCTGACAGAGAAGATCCACCAGACTGGACTTAAAGTGGTGAGGCTGTGTGCCAAGAGCAGGGAGGCCATCGACTCTCCTGTGTCCTTCCTGGCTCTGCATAACCAGACCCGCAACATGGACAGGTAACACATGACCAGCTATTACCAAAAGTAGTTCTTTAAAAGGACAACTTACTTTTGCAggacatttttatgtgtgtggtGGACTTGTGTTCACTTCTTAAATCAGATGCGTGTTAAAAAACTACAAGGTGCTAGGTTGTCCCAGCACTGATTTATAacttaaaattataaaataatgttaCTGAGCAGCATTGGCTGGAGTTAACATTATGTAGCAACAAAGGGAAATCCAGGAAGTACAAATATAGTCACTGGTGGAATAAAATGAATCCAGACCCCCCTTAGTAATACAATCTGTTACTGATGAATATTTGCACAACACTGATCTCCAACTGTGTTGAAATGATTTCTGCCCACAGTATGCCAGAACTTCAGAAGCTCCAACAGCTGAAGGACGAGACTGGAGAGCTGTCCTCCTCAGACGAGAAGCGCTACAGGGCTCTGAGACGCACTGCTGAGAGGGAGCTGCTTATGGTATGAAGACTAGTGTCACTGAACCCACAAGTGctgataaatgttttatttatctgtttctgACAGTTCTAGTCACAAAGTTGTACATCAACTAAGATATAAAGGTCATTAAACATCTAATGATTTGTTATTCTAACTCATACAGGCCCACTGAAACTGTGTTATGAAAAtgcttttatctattttattttttccctcttttccagAATGCAGATGTGATCTGCTGCACTTGTGTCGGGGCGGGGGATCCTCGTCTGGCCAAGATGCAGTTTAGATCAATCCTGATTGATGAGAGCACCCAGGCCACTGAACCCGAGTGCATGGTGCCTGTCGTCCTGGGGGCCAAGCAGGTAAGGGCACAGGGATATTTCTGAAGCCAAGTAAATTGATATAGAAATATTAACAAATTAGTGCATTAATATTAACAACCTTATTAGCACTACTggttatttttaatgtattatggAGATTTTGGTGAGAATTAAAGCAGCTCAGTTCCTTCTTGTTTGAGTTATGTCTTTATGTATCTAAGGAAGCAACTTTTGTCTTTGACGGGGTTAATATCACATTTATGTTCATCCACTTAAGTCTATTATTCCATTAATTATAAGCTTTATCATGATGGAAAAAGTGCTGTTATACCccaattttttttgtcttgatcATTTGTCCTCTTAACCttttaaatgatgtgttttctttgtagCTGATCCTGGTGGGTGACCACTGCCAGCTGGGCCCTGTGGTGATGTGTAAGAAGGCAGCTAAAGCAGGTCTTTCCCAGTCTCTGTTTGAGCGTCTGGTAGTTTTGGGGATCCGGCCAATTCGTTTGCAGGTCCAGTACCGCATGCACCCGGCCCTCAGCGCCTTCCCCTCCAACATCTTCTATGAGGGCTCTCTGCAGAACGGAGTCACTGCCggtgagacaaaaagaaactttGTTTGAAATCTAATTTTGTGATGTTCAATTATGGCTTTCCCCTTTTGAAACTGCCCTCTACATTCCTGCAACTTAATAACATGATGCCGCTGCCTTACTTTTCCTTGACTACTTTCCCCACACAGTtgacaatttaaaaaaggacTTTACTGTCCAGTGATCCTGTCAGATCTTGTAAACCGTTATAAATCCATTTTGAAAATTTGGGAAGAACACATGAGACCAAGTTACCTCACATCTCCTGCATGCAgctctctttctgttttacaGTTTCTTGTTTGTATCACCTTAGTGGTATTTAAagcactgtttgttgttgtaggTTTGGTTTATCTGTATTTCaacctctttttaaaaatgtatctgtaatAATTCTTGAAGCAGTCATAATGCACATAGTTGCAcaaacagacaggtgacaaattaaaagaaaaaccggtacaggcctgaatgtttgacccctacagtgaggggatctggtggctctgttatgctttggggggcattttgctggcatggctTGGGTCCACttggaagagtcactgcaaatcaatacaaagttgttctgagtcatcacctttatcctgtgatgaaacatttctatcctgatgggagtggtctcttccaggatgtcaatgcccccatccatagggcatgaggggtcactgaatggtttgatgagtatgaaaatgatgtgaatcatatgctgtggccttcacagtcaccacaCCTCAACCCggttgaacacctatgggagattttggacctATGTGTTAGACAGTGCAGTTAAatgaatggtgttcatccctccaggaGAGTTCAtagactgtagaatcaatgacaaggcacattgaagctgttctggtggcacgtggtgacccaacaccttactaagacattttatgttggtttttcctttaatttgtcaccagtCTGTAATAGGTAGATAAATGCACATAAAGCCTGTAGCTGATCCAGGCTTATTCCAAGTTAGTTGGTGTACTTTTCTATTCATCACCAGTCCtgagttatgtttgttttgtctctctgcagggGACCGTGTGAAGAAAGGCTTTGACTTCCAGTGGCCGCAGCCTGACAAGCCGATGTTCTTTTATGTCACCCAAGGCCAAGAGGAAATCGCCAGCTCTGGAACATCATATCTCAACAGGTTTCAACTTGCTTTATCATTATGTTGAcgtaatatttatgtttatccCTCCATTTCATATTAAGCCATATGCCTGAATGTGGCACTTTGCAGTGACATCACATCAATGTGTGTACTGTCAGTCAAACATAATTAAGTTCTGTAACATGTTAACATAAATAATTGTTCTCTGTCTCATGTCATCCTTCTTGTTTATGCAGAACTGAGGCAGCCAATGTGGAGAAAATAACCACCAGGTTGCTGAAGGCCGGAGCAAAACCCGATCAGATCGGCATCATCACCCCTTATGAGGGACAGAGGTCTTACCTGGTCCAGTACATGCAGTTCAGCGGCTCCCTCCATACCAAACTGTACCAGGTATAgtgacaaatattttttcattttaaatgtgcaaaTTGTGCACttaaacacatcatcatcatcgtttCATTTCCTTAAATCCATTGAGATGTTAGGTATAGAGTAAAAGGTTAAATTAGCCTCAAAAACCTGTAGTCTGTGTGGtcatttatcttatttttttttaaatttgtgatgAAAGTACAACCAAAATATTTCTCacaatcaataaatatatatattatcctAAATGCTGAGTCATCCACAAATTTCTCTTCACTGTTTGTGCAGGAGGTGGAGATCGCCAGTGTGGATGCTTTCCAAGGTAGAGAGAAAGACTTCATCATCTTGTCCTGTGTGAGGGCCAATGAGCACCAGGGCATCGGCTTCCTCAATGATCCACGTCGTCTCAATGTGGCACTCACAAGGGCCAGGTACAACAACACCTTTGATCCTCTCTGGGATTTTTGTCCCTAACATTAGCTTGGTTTCATCACTATGATGACTACTTATAACTTTCAATCATTAAGTCAttgataataattataatctTCTTCTATCATGTAGGTATGGTGTGATCATTGTGGGAAACCCCAAGGCCCTGTCCAAGCAGCCCCTGTGGAACCACCTGTTGAACTACTACAAGGAACAGAAGGTCCTGGTCGAAGGCCCCCTAAACAACCTGAGGGAGAGCCTCATGCAATTCAGCAAGCCTCGCAAGCTGGTCAACACCATAAACCCTGTGAgtttagtatgtgtgtgtgtgactgtgtgtattttatacACAGCATACAGATTGCTGAAATCAGCGTGTCTTTACTGGGTTTCGATTATTTTTTTGCCAGTGGGACATGGGAAGGACTTGGGATGCAATTCCAAATTTACTTATCTACCTAGGATGAGGAGTTTACCGAAAACAGGCCTCAATGAATCTGAAGAATAATGACGTCTTGTAAATTAGCGTTGCTTGTTTTGTGCTTTTACAGGGGGGTCGATTCATGAGCACAGCCATGTATGATGCCAGGGAGGCCCTCATTCCTGGATCTGTTTATGACCGCAGCAGCAACGGTGAGCGGTTCTTCATACAACACACAAACCTCCCTTAatgttacacatttttttactaATAAACCCCCTGAAGGTATTGAATATATTGACTTTGCTAGTTTATTGCAGACAGGTTTGATGTGTTTTCTAAGTTCACCTGTGACAAGACGAGCTCCTCATACAGCCAAACAATTTAAAAGAGAGTATATTTTCTCTGCAGGGCGTACATCCAACATGTATTTCCAGACCCACGACCAGATTGGTATGATTGGCACAGGCCCTAGTCCCATGACTTCCATGAACATCCCTATCCCCTTCAACCTAGTGATGCCCCCCATACCTCCACCTGGGTACATGGGACAGGTCAACGGACCCACagcaggtgagacagacaggaagctgtAAGAGCCCGGCTAAGAATATAGTTCTTAAAAGCTTACATATTCTTCAGTTAGAGCTGCTGTGAAACACTTTCTAAATTGTGTTACCGAACTTAATTTTTCTGCAGGTCGTGGTGGCGGTATGAAAGGCAAGGCAGGCAGCGGAGGAGGTGGTGGCACTAGAGGTGGCCGTCAAAGAAACCGCGGCAACATGGGGAACCACAGTGGAGGGAATGGAGGACAGCATGGAGGCCATATGAGTGGCAGCCAGGCCAGCCAGGACCTGGGCTCCCAGCCCTTCTCCCAGGGGCCTCTGACCCAGGGCTATATCAACATGAGCCAGCCGTCACAGATGAGCCAGCCTGGGCTCTCCCAGCCTGAACTCTCACAGGTTTGTTCATTGTGCTGTCTCATTGTGTAAACTGTTTGTGGTCTGTTTATTTATAACAGTTACTACCCAACGCCAGGGCTGCTTGCACATATATTCCAAATGTTTGTCCAGCTTTCCTTTTCAAGTACAAACTTCATCTTGTCTTAAAAGGCTTACTCATTTTATGACTGGAAAGGAATGAAGGAATATCTGTTGACTGGTCTCTTCCACTTTTTTGTTTGTCCCATTATAGGACAGTTACCTAGGAGATGAGTTCAAGTCCCAGATTGATGTGGCTTTGTCCCAGGACTCCACCTACCAGGGGGAGCGGGCCTACCAACACGGTGGTGTGACTGGACTGTCCCAGTACTAGACTGTAAGCAATTCCACAGTAGActaaagcaaaaataacaacTGATGAAAAGTATCttgtaatattttgaaaagACTAATgaatatttcctcaaataacagtatatatttgtttctttgtcttacaGGTTGCCTGAAAGGAGCTAGGCCTGTGTTAAGCTTAGTTCATTGGTATTTTAATCTGGGtaataacaaaaaagaacaaacatggATACCCGTTTTCCACTGCTACAACCGAAGCACCACTGTGTGAAAGTAACAGGAGAGAGACCGTGAGAAACCAACCAATCACAAGAGTGAGAGCAAAAATGGGAGTAGAGCTGGACAggaagagagcaagagagaaagagtgggaGGCTGGTGGAGGAGCGAAGGCACTGCTGCTCACACGCGAAGACATGGCGAAGGAGAAAGCTGTCGTCGACGGAGCAGCGCAGTTGGAGAGGCGAGACCTTCGACAGGTCAAGGAGGGTGGAAGGTTCAAACGATTCTGGAGAggggaaggggggaggggggcaaCTGTGTCATCTGGTCCCTCGTATGCCCCTGAACCCTCGGGGATCTCCAGGCAGTATGGTTGGAAATCTTGCTCCAAAAGctgagaaagatggagaagaggTGTCTCACACATATGTCCTCCAAGCTAACTCAACAGGATGTCTTCTGTGacttggagagagagagagagagagagaaaacaaacagggGACACAACTCTTGAAGCAGTTGATATGGCAACTTTTTAAAACTCAAAGCTTGAATCGAGGCTCTGCGTTTGGTCACATCTAAGCATCTGGGAGAGGAGAGTGTGAACACACTGGCTATTCGAGTGAACTCAAAAGTGCTTGTGGTGTTGTGCCTCAAAGAGATCAAATGAAATTTGAGGATCACATAGGCACAGATCATTCACTTTTTTCTCAGCTTTGAGTTGgaaagttttctttaaaaaaaaaaaagaaaaaaaaaaggctgttttcattgAGGTTTTCAGTGATGTAAGCTAGTGTAGTGGGCTGTCTTTCTCAAGGTGGTCTGCAAAGAACAAGTGGTGGAATTAGCtcttgaaaatatattttaaaaaaaacaaaaaaaaaaacagttttgtctcCAGACCTGAGGAGGTGTGCTCCAAGGATCTGCAGCTAGTGAgacaattttgtttttgctcttctAAATATATCTTTTCAGTAGTACAAAAGAGTGAAAGATAAGCGTCATAACCTGCTTATAACAGAATGAAGCTGTCATTTTTTTGCCTCATTCCTGATTCACTGTTGACCCTGAGGCCTGTAGAGCTAGCAGAGACGGatcatcatcagcataaagagcTAAATGCATCTAATAAGCCAAATCAAGAGGGCAGTACTCCCCAAAAAGTCACAAGTCAATAAGCATGTAAACAATGACATCATTTCTTTATGATgagtttttctgtcagttgagTGTGAAGCACCTGATAAAACCACCCACTACAAAGAATGATGAAAACTTGGAAGTGCTTTAGTACAATTTTTCCCATCTTTGAACCAAACTTGGTGATAGATTTCACCGTGTTGGACTGTGGTGAAAGATGCATTTTGGAAAGTCCACTGATTACCAGTTCAGAGGTTATATGATGTATGTGCACTACATTTGgcacaaaaatatcaaattatttaGACACAATGTAATTTTTGTTTAGGCTGTAGATTCTAGAAAATGCCCTTTCACCTTTTCTTCCTCtagtttttgttctttgttgtcATACAATCTTGAACTTATAGAAAAGAGTAAAACTGTCACAAGTAGTAGTGCGTCACATCAAAGACACAACAGTTAGTTAGTTTCGTAACTTTGGtaaactttgtgtttctgtactgtgtgcatgtgttgttcTCATCTCACATTCTTTGGAAGGACACTTGTGAAGTTTCCACGCAGCTTGTTTTCATCAGTATTGGATCAGGAAGCAGAAGCTTTCCTTGtgatccaaacttttgactgaaatatctagTCATCATCAAAAAACAGTGGTGGTTGTCAAGAATGCAGCCACCTTCACGTTGACCCTAAAATACTTTAGATATTCCcctaaaatgtttgtttcatccaTCAGTTTCACAGAGCACACCTGCTGAAAGTGCTCAGACTGCCAAAGTCAGAAAGAAGCCACAAGGATTTGAATGTTTATGTAAAACATGTCATAAATTCCATGTTCATCTTCCCACAATAATGAATTACTAGCAGTTATAGGTCATTTTACAGTCAACTCTAACTGTAATAACTGTGCAATAGTTGCATCTCCATCCTTTACAGGACATCAAACTGATATTTATATTCCCTTTCTGTATGAATTACAGTATCTGTAGATATTAGAGTTGTTGAactttaacattgtttatttctgtgctgttattttatgtaacatcCTGTCTGGATGTGGACACCATTACATGCTATCTGCACCTGATCACTGACATATTTCAGGtctaattattaaaaatgtcatattttaaggAAACTTATCTTTTACCAACACATATAGTTTTTGCATGTCCTATGACTAGACGGTAACTTTTTGAGTTGGATGTT includes:
- the LOC121908152 gene encoding regulator of nonsense transcripts 1-like, translating into MSVEAYGPSSQTLTFLDTEEAELLGADTQGSEYDFTDFTLPSQTQTQGQTQSQLDSQVNGPDGVLQNGDDPVVKASQLLAELNFEEDEEDTYYTKDLPVHACSYCGIHDPACVVYCNTSKKWFCNGRGNTSGSHIVNHLVRAKSKEVTLHKDGPLGETVLECYNCGCRNVFLLGFIPAKADSVVVLLCRQPCASQSSLKDINWDSSQWQPLIQDRCFLSWLVKIPSEQEQLRARQITAQQINKLEELWKENPTATLEDLEKPGVDEEPQHVLLRYEDAYQYQNIFGPLVKLEADYDKKLKESQTQDNITVRWDLGLNKKRIAYFTLPKTDSDMRLMQGDEICLRYKGDLAPPWKGIGHVIKVPDNYGDEIAIELRSSAGAPVEIPHNFQVDFVWKSTSFDRMQSALKTFAVDETSVSGYIYHKLLGHEVEDVVIKCQLPKRFTAQGLPDLNHSQVYAVKTVLQRPLSLIQGPPGTGKTVTSATIVYHLARQGNGPVLVCAPSNIAVDQLTEKIHQTGLKVVRLCAKSREAIDSPVSFLALHNQTRNMDSMPELQKLQQLKDETGELSSSDEKRYRALRRTAERELLMNADVICCTCVGAGDPRLAKMQFRSILIDESTQATEPECMVPVVLGAKQLILVGDHCQLGPVVMCKKAAKAGLSQSLFERLVVLGIRPIRLQVQYRMHPALSAFPSNIFYEGSLQNGVTAGDRVKKGFDFQWPQPDKPMFFYVTQGQEEIASSGTSYLNRTEAANVEKITTRLLKAGAKPDQIGIITPYEGQRSYLVQYMQFSGSLHTKLYQEVEIASVDAFQGREKDFIILSCVRANEHQGIGFLNDPRRLNVALTRARYGVIIVGNPKALSKQPLWNHLLNYYKEQKVLVEGPLNNLRESLMQFSKPRKLVNTINPGGRFMSTAMYDAREALIPGSVYDRSSNGRTSNMYFQTHDQIGMIGTGPSPMTSMNIPIPFNLVMPPIPPPGYMGQVNGPTAGRGGGMKGKAGSGGGGGTRGGRQRNRGNMGNHSGGNGGQHGGHMSGSQASQDLGSQPFSQGPLTQGYINMSQPSQMSQPGLSQPELSQDSYLGDEFKSQIDVALSQDSTYQGERAYQHGGVTGLSQY